The following coding sequences lie in one Treponema socranskii subsp. buccale genomic window:
- a CDS encoding response regulator transcription factor — protein MIRILIAEDEEIIRSGLLYTIDWLSMNAVVVASAATGTEGLEKIKSLRPDIVITDIKMPGMSGLDMIAEAQKEKIDFIPIVLTSYSDFNYAKNAIALRVFDYLLKPVDEEKIKDVVLKAKEQLEKNRIAQKAEREGNTGSAPSPFLPPPVSDNPYIAACLSAIEQNYAGHPNIETLAETLKVSASYLSRLFKKHTSMTFLDFLNTYRIQKAVSLLSDQKYRVYEVASMTGFSSYKRFYEVFKSYAGFPPTELAKPDGKRKNRTPD, from the coding sequence ATGATACGCATACTGATTGCCGAAGATGAAGAGATTATCCGTTCGGGGCTTTTGTATACGATCGACTGGCTTTCCATGAACGCTGTCGTCGTCGCTTCCGCGGCAACGGGTACGGAAGGGCTCGAAAAGATAAAAAGCCTGCGCCCCGACATCGTGATCACCGACATAAAAATGCCGGGCATGAGCGGACTCGATATGATAGCGGAAGCGCAAAAGGAAAAAATCGATTTTATCCCGATCGTGCTTACAAGCTATTCCGATTTCAACTATGCCAAAAACGCCATCGCCCTCCGCGTCTTCGATTATCTTTTAAAACCCGTAGACGAAGAAAAAATCAAAGATGTCGTCTTAAAAGCAAAAGAGCAGCTTGAAAAAAACCGCATCGCACAAAAAGCCGAACGCGAGGGAAACACAGGCAGCGCCCCGTCGCCCTTTCTTCCGCCCCCGGTTTCCGACAATCCGTATATCGCAGCCTGCCTCAGCGCGATCGAACAAAACTACGCGGGGCATCCGAATATCGAAACGCTTGCCGAAACGCTCAAAGTGAGCGCAAGTTATTTGAGCAGATTATTTAAAAAACACACGTCGATGACTTTCCTCGATTTTTTGAACACGTACCGGATTCAAAAAGCCGTAAGCCTCCTTTCCGATCAAAAATACCGCGTCTACGAAGTCGCATCGATGACGGGTTTTTCGTCGTACAAGCGATTTTACGAAGTGTTCAAATCCTATGCGGGTTTTCCGCCGACGGAACTCGCAAAGCCGGACGGAAAACGGAAAAATCGAACGCCCGACTGA
- a CDS encoding ABC transporter substrate-binding protein, with the protein MKKICAVIGSLLLAGSMLFAAGNKNAGSLVVYGSCEEEYVSAVCAKFEKLTGIKTSYQRLSTGEVLTKIAEENGKPSADVWFGGTTDPYNEAAARGLLLPYNAKNAKHIIAPQFKDANNNWFGIYRGILGFFWNTEEIKRLGIQPPKDWDDLIKPQYKGLVSFANPNTAGTGKLIVNTMVQMKGHDKAMEYFKALDKNIVQYTKSGSGPSKLVPTGEIVIGIGFLHDVVYQIVDNGYDNLGMTAPASGTSYEIGATAIFKGAKNVANAQKFIEFALSPDCVNLAQENGSYQFLVIDNAKPVKAAVKAGLDKIKTINYDFEDAKYHTSQYVQDFFKVIASDDRVKTK; encoded by the coding sequence ATGAAAAAGATTTGTGCAGTCATCGGCTCGCTTTTGCTCGCCGGCAGTATGCTCTTTGCCGCCGGCAACAAAAACGCGGGTTCCCTCGTCGTCTACGGCTCATGCGAAGAAGAATACGTCAGCGCCGTATGTGCGAAATTCGAAAAACTCACCGGCATCAAAACGAGCTACCAGCGCCTTTCGACGGGCGAAGTGCTCACGAAGATCGCCGAAGAAAACGGCAAACCGTCGGCGGACGTATGGTTCGGCGGCACGACCGACCCGTACAACGAAGCGGCGGCAAGAGGACTTTTGCTCCCGTACAACGCGAAAAATGCAAAACACATCATCGCACCGCAGTTCAAAGATGCGAACAACAACTGGTTCGGAATCTACCGCGGCATCCTCGGCTTTTTTTGGAACACGGAAGAAATCAAGCGTCTCGGCATCCAGCCGCCGAAAGACTGGGACGATTTGATAAAACCGCAGTACAAAGGCTTGGTTTCGTTCGCAAACCCGAATACGGCGGGAACGGGAAAACTCATCGTCAACACGATGGTGCAGATGAAAGGACACGACAAAGCGATGGAGTATTTCAAAGCGCTCGATAAAAATATCGTCCAGTACACGAAGTCCGGTTCCGGCCCGTCGAAGCTCGTTCCGACCGGCGAAATCGTCATCGGCATCGGCTTCCTGCACGACGTCGTCTATCAGATCGTCGACAACGGATACGACAATTTGGGCATGACCGCGCCCGCTTCCGGTACGAGCTACGAAATCGGAGCGACGGCAATTTTCAAAGGCGCAAAAAATGTCGCAAACGCGCAGAAATTCATCGAGTTCGCGCTTTCACCCGACTGCGTAAACCTCGCTCAGGAAAACGGTTCGTATCAGTTCCTCGTCATCGACAACGCGAAGCCCGTTAAAGCGGCCGTCAAAGCCGGTCTCGATAAAATCAAAACGATCAACTACGATTTCGAAGACGCGAAATACCACACGTCGCAGTACG